The Coffea arabica cultivar ET-39 chromosome 9e, Coffea Arabica ET-39 HiFi, whole genome shotgun sequence genome has a window encoding:
- the LOC113710178 gene encoding senescence-induced receptor-like serine/threonine-protein kinase yields the protein MQVHAAGEGKRPLISMNGRNLSEKELKFEEHARWELIPGRSSFISIDCGIENGNDYTDSETGISYTSDAQYVESGVNMKISDLFLSQTQNYQKLLSTVRSFPEGNSSCYTLKPTATGGGNKYLIRAFFMYGNYDLKSQPPLFKLYLNANEWDEVKLDNASQILIKEVIHNPPTDYIHVCLVNVGSGTPIISALEIRELSNTIYDTMYNDSLILYRRLDEGASSTISNKFQRYRDDFYDRIWEVPDYRPDWEPINTTSYITEEYLDNAYKPSPIVMSTAVTPAHGSSLVLSQNVDRNQQFYLYMHFLEVEDLPSTQIRKFAIYVNNKIWSDPVVPDSGPDTIYSTYSRGGADTLLFSIIMTNDSTLPPILNAVEFYIRKKFPILPTNQSDVDAMISIRSTYGVKKNWQGDPCVPEELRWDGLDCSTNDQGLYRIISMNLSFSGLADEITFSLSKLDSLQSLDMSHNDLTGTIPDFLAYMPSLRTINLSGNKLEGSVPALLLDKMNNGALALSLDGNPDLCLSGPCKKKKSHKQRLIVSIVLPTISCLLGIVIGVAIFKHRIKAASTKGTP from the exons GTTTCATCAGTATCGACTGTGGCATAGAAAATGGTAACGATTATACTGACAGCGAAACTGGAATTAGTTATACATCAGATGCGCAATATGTTGAAAGCGGAGTAAACATGAAAATATCTGATTTATTCTTGTCTCAAACTCAAAATTATCAAAAGCTGCTGTCAACTGTTAGAAGTTTTCCTGAAGGAAACAGCAGTTGCTACACGCTAAAACCAACAGCAACTGGCGGAGGCAACAAGTACTTGATTAGAGCATTCTTCATGTATGGAAATTATGATTTGAAAAGTCAACCACCACTTTTCAAACTCTATCTTAATGCAAATGAGTGGGATGAAGTAAAACTGGACAATGCATCTCAGATTCTGATCAAAGAAGTCATACATAATCCTCCTACAGATTATATACACGTCTGTCTTGTCAATGTTGGCTCCGGAACACCTATTATTTCAGCACTTGAGATAAGAGAGTTGAGCAACACCATCTATGATACTATGTATAATGATTCGCTAATCCTCTACAGAAGGTTAGATGAAGGTGCAAGTTCAACGATTAGCAACAAATTCCAGAG GTACCGGGATGATTTCTATGATCGTATATGGGAAGTCCCTGACTACCGGCCTGATTGGGAACCAATTAACACAACTTCTTACATTACTGAAGAATATCTTGACAACGCCTATAAACCTTCACCAATCGTCATGAGCACTGCAGTCACGCCTGCGCATGGAAGTTCGTTGGTGCTGTCTCAAAATGTTGATCGAAACCAACAATTCTACTTGTACATGCATTTCCTCGAGGTGGAAGATCTCCCATCGACTCAAATCAGGAAGTTTGCCATATATGTGAACAATAAAATCTGGTCCGACCCTGTTGTTCCAGACAGTGGTCCAGATACCATCTACAGCACATACTCTCGGGGTGGTGCTGATACCCTACTGTTCTCAATCATTATGACAAATGATTCTACACTTCCTCCAATTCTCAATGCCGTAGAGTTCTATATCCGCAAGAAATTCCCTATCTTGCCTACAAATCAAAGTGACG TTGACGCCATGATCAGCATTAGGTCAACGTATGGTGTAAAGAAAAATTGGCAAGGAGATCCATGTGTACCCGAGGAACTTAGGTGGGATGGACTAGACTGCAGCACCAATGATCAGGGTTTATACAGAATCATTTCAAT GAACCTATCCTTCAGTGGGTTAGCCGATGAAATCACATTCTCATTGTCTAAACTTGATTCACTACAAAGCTT GGACATGTCTCACAATGACTTGACAGGAACAATTCCAGATTTTTTGGCCTACATGCCTTCCTTAAGAACAAT TAACTTATCTGGAAACAAGCTGGAAGGCTCAGTTCCTGCACTTCTTCTTGATAAAATGAACAACGGGGCATTGGCACTCAG TTTGGATGGAAACCCGGATCTTTGTTTATCAGGCCCTTGCAAGAAGAAGAAGTCTCATAAGCAGAGACTGATCGTTAGCATCGTTTTACCGACCATATCATGTCTTCTTGGCATAGTAATCGGGGTAGCGATTTTCAAGCACAGAATAAAAGCCGCCTCAACGAAGGGTACTCCTTGA